The proteins below are encoded in one region of Amycolatopsis acidiphila:
- a CDS encoding MarR family winged helix-turn-helix transcriptional regulator has product MSETAIRVWERMRELVVDRHDRRKEVVERLGMSFVKTKALRLLAKRPMTMRELAEELLTDRPYATVLVDDLEQRGLVERTVHPDDRRSKIVSTTDTGRAAAAIATEIMGRPPASLLALPAAELAALDEILARVAD; this is encoded by the coding sequence GTGAGCGAGACGGCGATCCGCGTGTGGGAGCGGATGCGTGAGCTGGTGGTCGACCGGCACGACCGGCGCAAGGAGGTCGTCGAGCGGCTCGGCATGAGCTTCGTGAAGACCAAGGCGCTCCGGCTGCTGGCGAAGCGGCCGATGACGATGCGCGAGCTGGCCGAGGAGCTGCTGACCGACCGCCCGTACGCGACCGTGCTGGTGGACGACCTGGAGCAGCGCGGGCTGGTGGAGCGCACGGTGCACCCGGACGACCGCCGCTCGAAGATCGTCAGCACGACGGACACCGGCCGCGCCGCGGCCGCCATCGCCACGGAGATCATGGGCAGGCCGCCCGCTTCGCTGCTCGCGCTGCCCGCGGCGGAACTGGCCGCGCTGGACGAGATCCTGGCCCGCGTGGCGGACTAA
- a CDS encoding class I SAM-dependent methyltransferase encodes MADEVFEHPRLAAIYDALESDRSDLDAYLAIADELAAHEVLDIGCGTGTFALLLADHGRRVTGVEPAKGSLDVARAKPGAGRVRWLHGDAGTLPPMRADLATMTANVAQAIAEPAAWDATLRGIHAALRPGGHLVFETRDPAFRAWEGWTREASHRFTEIPDGGAVESWVELVDLSLPLVTFRWTYVFASDGQVLTSDSTLRFRDRDEVEAALTAQGFAVAEVRGAPDRPGRELVFLAARR; translated from the coding sequence GTGGCCGACGAGGTCTTCGAGCATCCGCGGCTCGCCGCGATCTACGACGCGCTCGAGTCCGATCGCTCCGATCTCGACGCCTACCTGGCGATCGCCGACGAGCTGGCGGCACACGAGGTGCTCGACATCGGCTGCGGCACAGGCACGTTCGCGCTGCTGCTCGCCGACCACGGCCGGCGGGTGACCGGGGTCGAGCCGGCGAAGGGCTCGCTGGACGTGGCGCGGGCCAAGCCGGGCGCCGGCAGGGTCCGCTGGCTCCACGGCGACGCCGGCACCCTCCCGCCGATGCGGGCCGACCTCGCCACGATGACCGCGAACGTCGCACAGGCGATCGCCGAACCCGCTGCCTGGGACGCGACGCTGCGCGGCATCCACGCCGCACTCCGGCCGGGCGGGCACCTGGTGTTCGAGACCCGCGACCCGGCCTTCCGCGCCTGGGAGGGCTGGACTCGCGAGGCGTCACACCGGTTCACTGAGATCCCGGACGGAGGTGCGGTCGAGAGCTGGGTCGAACTGGTCGACCTCAGCCTCCCGCTGGTGACCTTCCGCTGGACCTACGTCTTCGCCTCGGACGGGCAGGTGCTGACGTCCGACTCGACCCTGCGCTTCCGCGACCGGGACGAGGTCGAGGCAGCACTGACCGCACAGGGGTTCGCCGTCGCGGAGGTCCGGGGCGCGCCCGACAGGCCGGGGCGGGAGCTCGTGTTCCTCGCCGCGCGGCGTTAG
- a CDS encoding helix-turn-helix domain-containing protein produces MNLRRLLAVPDWANAVRVLAGGAQLDRPLRTVRATLDPGHLPAPGELVLVAGPVSATDWRIDALLRRSADAGGAGVLLPGLAPLTGTRLLADRLGMPLLVTEADPLELLVTARLHLAEPDLDQAQLVMATQRALGDRPQSPEDVVTVLRDLLRSPVALLDDRGRPFAGELADARLVRVDEPVAQRIDLDDGVLLAHPALRPRPGLWVAAALKGTAAARAEIVPPALAVAAGAVQRWLLANRLELERDARSRAALLGDLLRLDAEPGADLRRRVADAGWRLGGWHIGLRIGASSTVDTVARTREVVRALGAEDTVIVEHGEGWTGWLTLDQEPTAARVRKLAARLRAAHQGLGRTLGTHMGVGRPHPRPEGLATTIAEATDAARLAATRPEAGHFLHVDQLGMAQLLLEWTRTDTFEPAARALVAPLRQAPGDLVRTLAAYLDAESSLAETAAVLGVHRNTVAARIARVEQLLDVDLGRRDERLALHLACRIVTMGD; encoded by the coding sequence ATGAACCTGCGCCGCCTGCTCGCCGTTCCCGATTGGGCAAACGCCGTCCGTGTCCTCGCCGGTGGCGCGCAGCTCGACCGTCCTTTGCGGACAGTGCGGGCCACGCTCGACCCCGGGCATCTGCCGGCCCCCGGTGAGCTCGTGCTCGTCGCCGGGCCGGTGTCCGCGACCGACTGGCGGATCGACGCGCTGCTGCGGCGCAGCGCGGACGCCGGCGGTGCCGGGGTGCTGCTGCCCGGGCTCGCGCCGCTGACCGGCACGCGGCTGCTCGCCGACCGGCTCGGCATGCCGTTGCTGGTCACCGAGGCCGATCCGCTGGAGCTACTGGTGACCGCCCGGCTGCACCTCGCCGAACCGGACCTCGACCAGGCGCAGCTGGTGATGGCGACGCAGCGCGCGCTGGGCGATCGGCCGCAGTCACCGGAGGACGTGGTCACCGTGCTCCGGGACCTGCTGCGTTCCCCCGTCGCGCTGCTCGACGACCGTGGCCGGCCGTTCGCGGGCGAGCTCGCCGACGCCCGGCTCGTCCGGGTCGACGAGCCGGTGGCGCAACGGATCGACCTCGACGACGGCGTGCTGCTCGCCCATCCCGCGCTGCGTCCCCGCCCCGGCCTGTGGGTCGCCGCGGCGCTCAAGGGCACGGCGGCGGCGCGGGCGGAGATCGTGCCGCCCGCGCTGGCGGTCGCCGCCGGCGCGGTGCAACGGTGGCTGCTGGCGAACCGGCTGGAGCTGGAACGGGACGCCCGCTCGCGGGCCGCGCTGCTCGGTGACCTGCTGCGCCTGGACGCGGAGCCCGGTGCGGACCTCCGCCGCCGCGTCGCGGACGCGGGCTGGCGGCTCGGCGGATGGCACATCGGTCTCCGCATCGGTGCTTCATCCACAGTGGACACAGTCGCGCGGACCCGTGAGGTGGTACGGGCGCTCGGCGCCGAGGACACCGTGATCGTCGAGCACGGCGAGGGCTGGACCGGCTGGCTGACCCTCGACCAGGAGCCGACGGCCGCGCGGGTGCGGAAGCTCGCGGCCCGCCTGCGCGCGGCGCACCAGGGCCTCGGCCGGACACTCGGCACGCACATGGGAGTGGGGCGCCCGCACCCCCGCCCGGAGGGGCTGGCGACGACGATCGCGGAGGCGACCGATGCCGCGCGGCTCGCCGCGACCAGGCCGGAGGCCGGGCACTTCCTGCACGTCGACCAGCTGGGGATGGCGCAGCTGCTGCTCGAATGGACCCGCACCGACACCTTCGAGCCCGCGGCCCGCGCACTGGTCGCCCCGCTGCGGCAAGCGCCCGGCGACCTGGTGCGCACCCTGGCGGCCTACCTCGACGCGGAGTCCTCCCTCGCGGAGACGGCCGCGGTGCTGGGGGTGCACCGCAACACCGTCGCCGCCCGGATCGCCCGCGTCGAGCAGCTGCTGGACGTGGACCTGGGCCGCCGCGACGAACGGCTCGCGCTGCACCTGGCCTGCCGCATCGTGACGATGGGGGACTGA
- a CDS encoding DUF917 domain-containing protein, with protein MKITAQDVPALERGVALLGSGGGGDTITAAALLRKRLPAAVTPVGDLPPEAKVVPVGVVGATAVFTEKLPGGDEVATAVAAIERWTAERADALISIEVGGLNGLLPIVAAHELGLSVVDADLSGRGLPRLDQLSVATVGRGLAPAVVAEPSGQVLVLATGSDATIERTARAFLASSSGWAILALAPIPASALPAAAVLDTVSGALELGRRVLALGESPDPAALAAAIRGEVLATGRVLEVSRRVGPGEHGRPGFGRGSVTLTDHRDGSLLRLEMENEYLLALRDGHAVASTPDVLTVADRRTCVPISCDAIREGVEVAVLRLPAASFWTDPRHLPVLGPRAFGIDTEPVLR; from the coding sequence ATGAAGATCACGGCCCAGGACGTCCCCGCGCTGGAACGCGGGGTCGCGCTGCTCGGCTCGGGAGGTGGCGGCGACACGATCACCGCCGCGGCTCTGCTGCGCAAACGCTTGCCTGCCGCCGTGACCCCGGTCGGCGACCTGCCCCCCGAGGCGAAGGTCGTCCCGGTCGGGGTCGTCGGCGCCACGGCGGTGTTCACCGAGAAGCTGCCCGGCGGTGACGAGGTCGCCACCGCCGTCGCCGCGATCGAGCGGTGGACCGCGGAGCGGGCGGACGCCCTCATCTCGATCGAGGTCGGCGGCCTCAACGGGCTGCTGCCGATCGTCGCCGCGCACGAGCTGGGTCTGTCCGTTGTGGACGCCGATCTGTCGGGACGTGGCCTGCCCCGCCTCGACCAGCTGTCGGTCGCCACGGTGGGCCGCGGGCTCGCGCCCGCCGTGGTCGCGGAACCCAGCGGGCAGGTGCTCGTGCTGGCGACCGGCTCCGACGCGACGATCGAGCGCACCGCCCGCGCCTTCCTCGCCAGCTCCAGCGGCTGGGCCATCCTGGCGCTGGCCCCGATCCCCGCCTCGGCGCTGCCGGCGGCGGCGGTCCTGGACACGGTCAGCGGAGCGCTGGAGCTGGGCCGGCGGGTGCTCGCGCTCGGCGAGAGCCCGGACCCGGCGGCGCTCGCAGCGGCGATCAGGGGTGAGGTGCTCGCGACCGGCCGCGTACTGGAGGTGTCCCGGCGCGTCGGGCCCGGCGAGCACGGCCGCCCCGGCTTCGGTCGCGGCAGCGTCACGCTGACCGACCACCGCGACGGCTCGTTGCTGCGGCTGGAGATGGAGAACGAGTACCTGCTCGCGTTGCGCGACGGGCACGCGGTCGCCTCGACCCCGGACGTGCTCACGGTCGCCGACCGCCGAACGTGCGTGCCGATCAGCTGCGACGCGATCCGCGAGGGCGTGGAGGTCGCGGTGCTCCGGCTGCCGGCCGCTTCGTTCTGGACCGATCCGCGGCACCTGCCGGTGCTCGGACCACGCGCGTTCGGGATCGACACCGAGCCGGTGCTGCGATGA
- a CDS encoding DUF917 domain-containing protein produces MSWQLTEDHLEDLARGAAVLGTGGGGDPYVGRLLVRQAIREFGPVTILDPAELDDDALVIPTAQMGAPTVVFEKLPSGREPETALAALEKHLGVKAAATMPIECGGINSMIPLVVGARTGLPVVDADGMGRAFPELQMETFGVYGVPGSPMAVAGEGGEVTVIDTGADNRRMEWIARGVTIRLGGVAHIAEYSMRGADVKRTAIPNTLTLALKVGRAIREGRGKDPVAQLAQALSTTLYSNLRVLFRGKISDVERRTEAGFARGRAAAVSFDGEHKLELEFQNENLVALVDGEVKCLVPDLICVLESESAEPITTETLRYGQRVTVVGISTPDIMRTPEALATFGPAAFGLPYAFEPVEARLCS; encoded by the coding sequence GTGAGTTGGCAACTGACCGAAGACCACCTCGAAGACCTCGCCCGTGGCGCGGCGGTGCTGGGCACCGGCGGCGGTGGCGACCCGTACGTCGGACGGCTGCTGGTGCGGCAGGCGATCCGCGAGTTCGGCCCGGTCACCATCCTCGACCCGGCCGAGCTCGACGACGACGCGCTGGTGATCCCGACGGCGCAGATGGGCGCCCCGACCGTAGTGTTCGAGAAGCTGCCCAGCGGGCGCGAACCCGAAACGGCGTTGGCGGCACTGGAAAAGCACCTCGGCGTCAAGGCGGCGGCGACGATGCCGATCGAGTGCGGCGGGATCAACTCGATGATCCCGCTCGTCGTCGGCGCCCGGACCGGGCTGCCCGTGGTGGACGCGGACGGGATGGGCCGGGCGTTTCCCGAGCTGCAGATGGAGACCTTCGGCGTGTACGGCGTGCCGGGGTCGCCGATGGCGGTCGCGGGCGAGGGCGGCGAGGTCACCGTGATCGACACCGGCGCCGACAACCGGCGGATGGAGTGGATCGCGCGCGGGGTGACGATCCGGCTCGGCGGGGTCGCGCACATCGCGGAGTACTCGATGCGCGGCGCGGACGTCAAGCGCACCGCGATCCCGAACACGCTCACCCTGGCGCTGAAGGTCGGCCGGGCGATCCGCGAAGGACGGGGCAAGGACCCGGTCGCGCAGCTGGCGCAAGCGCTTTCCACGACCCTGTACTCGAACCTGCGGGTGCTGTTCCGCGGCAAGATCTCCGACGTCGAACGGCGCACGGAGGCCGGTTTCGCGCGTGGCCGGGCGGCGGCGGTGTCCTTCGACGGCGAGCACAAGCTGGAGCTGGAGTTCCAGAACGAGAACCTGGTGGCGCTCGTCGACGGCGAGGTGAAATGCCTCGTGCCGGACCTGATCTGCGTGCTGGAGTCGGAGTCGGCGGAGCCGATCACCACCGAGACGCTGCGCTACGGCCAGCGCGTGACGGTCGTGGGCATCTCGACCCCGGACATCATGCGCACACCCGAGGCGCTGGCGACCTTCGGCCCGGCGGCGTTCGGCCTGCCGTACGCGTTCGAGCCCGTCGAGGCTAGGTTGTGTTCATAA
- a CDS encoding DUF917 domain-containing protein yields the protein MKELTHDHLDDVARGAAILGTGGGGDPYIGRLLAAAAVREHGPVPLVALEEVPDDAMVLPVAMMGAPTVMVEKLPSAEQVGLAARTLAGYLGKELTHIACAEAGGVNSLIPVVAAAQLGLPLVDADGMGRAFPELQMVLPTIYGVRATPMAYADEKGNRGVLDTVDNHWAERLARSAAIDMGCSSAISTFAMSGAQARESMVPGTLSLCAELGRLARSTKSVAAVVERLGGRTLFTGKVIDVARRTQTGFARGEARLSGMDDDAGRELVLRFQNEHLVAERDGVVLASVPDLICVLHTETSEAVTTELLRFGQRVTVIAAPADPRWHTEAGIELAGPRYFGYDIDPVGVTA from the coding sequence ATGAAGGAGCTGACGCATGACCATCTGGACGACGTGGCGCGAGGGGCGGCCATCCTCGGCACCGGCGGCGGTGGCGACCCGTACATCGGGCGTCTCCTGGCCGCCGCGGCGGTGCGCGAGCACGGGCCGGTTCCCCTTGTGGCGCTGGAAGAAGTCCCCGACGACGCGATGGTCCTTCCCGTCGCGATGATGGGCGCGCCCACGGTGATGGTGGAGAAGCTGCCCTCGGCCGAGCAGGTCGGGCTCGCCGCCCGGACGCTCGCCGGGTACCTGGGCAAGGAGCTGACGCACATCGCGTGCGCCGAGGCCGGCGGGGTCAACTCGCTCATCCCGGTGGTGGCGGCCGCGCAGCTGGGCCTGCCGCTGGTCGACGCCGACGGGATGGGCCGCGCGTTCCCGGAGCTGCAGATGGTGTTGCCGACGATCTACGGCGTCCGCGCGACCCCGATGGCGTACGCCGACGAGAAGGGCAACCGCGGCGTGCTCGACACGGTGGACAACCACTGGGCCGAGCGGCTCGCGCGTTCGGCGGCCATCGACATGGGTTGCTCGTCCGCGATCAGCACGTTCGCGATGTCGGGAGCACAGGCCCGAGAGTCGATGGTGCCCGGCACCTTGAGCCTGTGCGCGGAGCTGGGCAGGCTCGCCCGCTCGACGAAGTCGGTCGCGGCGGTGGTCGAGCGGCTCGGCGGGCGGACGTTGTTCACCGGGAAGGTGATCGACGTGGCGCGGCGCACCCAGACCGGCTTCGCGCGCGGCGAGGCGCGACTGTCCGGAATGGACGATGACGCGGGGCGCGAGCTGGTGCTGCGCTTCCAGAACGAGCACCTGGTCGCCGAGCGCGACGGCGTCGTGCTGGCGTCGGTGCCGGACCTGATCTGCGTGCTGCACACCGAGACCAGCGAGGCCGTGACCACGGAGCTGCTGCGGTTCGGCCAGCGGGTCACGGTGATCGCCGCGCCGGCGGACCCGCGCTGGCACACCGAGGCGGGGATCGAGCTGGCCGGCCCGCGGTACTTCGGATACGACATCGACCCGGTGGGAGTCACCGCGTGA